One Roseomonas sp. OT10 DNA window includes the following coding sequences:
- a CDS encoding deoxyguanosinetriphosphate triphosphohydrolase, with protein MTDRESASAAGGGPPPAPALAAGRPDPWDPGAPLTAGLAPWAVRPDASRGRLVPEPTDARSPYQRDRDRIIHSAAFRRLQYKTQVFVYHEGDAYRTRLTHSIEVAQIARSLARQLRLDEDLAEALALAHDLGHPPFGHAGEEALNGAMRPFGGFDHNAQSLKAVTLLEHRYAGFDGLNLSWETLEGLAKHNGPLRRPPPYIAEYDARHPLDLSTHASAEAQAAAIADDIAYNNHDLDDGLRAGIFTLEEAAQLPLVAEALEEVRAAAPDAPRERLASETIRRVINHMVIDVVAEARRRLAILRPADVAAIRAAPAPVVVFSPRMAALNEETRTFLRERMYRHWRVNRTAQKSKRALQVIFSLLHGGPDMLPAEWRDRAGEAGSRQAAAVVCDWIAGMTDRFALEEHRRLTDPNIPG; from the coding sequence ATGACAGACCGAGAGTCCGCCTCCGCGGCCGGAGGTGGCCCGCCCCCGGCACCCGCCCTGGCGGCCGGCCGCCCCGACCCCTGGGACCCCGGCGCCCCGCTCACCGCCGGCCTCGCTCCCTGGGCCGTCCGCCCCGACGCCTCGCGCGGGCGGCTGGTGCCGGAGCCCACCGACGCCCGCTCCCCCTACCAGCGCGACCGCGACCGCATCATCCACAGCGCCGCCTTCCGGCGCCTCCAATACAAGACCCAGGTCTTCGTCTACCACGAGGGCGACGCCTACCGGACGCGCCTGACCCACAGCATCGAGGTGGCGCAGATCGCCCGCTCCCTGGCCCGCCAGCTCCGGCTGGACGAGGATCTGGCGGAGGCGCTGGCGCTGGCCCACGACCTCGGCCACCCGCCCTTCGGCCATGCGGGGGAGGAGGCGCTGAACGGCGCCATGCGCCCCTTCGGCGGCTTCGACCACAATGCCCAGAGCCTGAAGGCGGTGACCCTGCTGGAGCACCGGTATGCCGGCTTCGACGGGCTGAACCTGTCCTGGGAGACTCTGGAGGGGCTGGCCAAGCACAATGGCCCGCTGCGCCGCCCGCCGCCCTACATCGCCGAATACGACGCCCGCCACCCGCTCGATCTGTCCACCCACGCCTCGGCCGAGGCGCAGGCGGCGGCGATCGCGGACGACATCGCCTACAACAACCACGACCTCGACGACGGGCTGCGCGCCGGCATCTTCACGCTGGAGGAGGCGGCGCAGCTTCCCCTGGTGGCCGAGGCGCTGGAGGAGGTGCGGGCCGCCGCCCCGGATGCCCCGCGCGAACGGCTGGCCTCCGAGACCATCCGGCGGGTGATCAACCACATGGTGATCGACGTGGTGGCCGAGGCCCGGCGGCGCCTCGCCATCCTGCGCCCGGCCGACGTGGCGGCGATCCGCGCCGCCCCCGCCCCGGTGGTGGTGTTCAGCCCGCGCATGGCCGCGCTGAACGAGGAGACGCGCACCTTCCTGCGCGAGCGCATGTACCGCCACTGGCGCGTCAACCGCACGGCGCAGAAGAGCAAGCGCGCCTTGCAGGTGATCTTCAGCCTGCTGCACGGGGGGCCGGACATGCTGCCGGCGGAATGGCGCGACCGGGCGGGCGAGGCGGGTAGCCGGCAGGCGGCGGCGGTGGTCTGCGACTGGATCGCGGGCATGACCGACCGCTTCGCGTTGGAGGAGCACCGCCGCCTGACCGACCCGAACATCCCGGGATAG